The Blastomonas fulva genome contains a region encoding:
- a CDS encoding SDR family oxidoreductase, translating to MNAGSQGIGPDAGGGRFIDLTGKRALITSGTRGAGAATVALFCELGAEVLTTARTRPDYWNDVPFFASDLTHADGCAALAAEVHERMGGADIIVHMLGGSSAPAGGFEALSDAIWASEIDLNLMPAVRLDRALVPGMVSRGQGVVVHVTSIQSRLPLPEATTAYAAAKAALSTYSKSLSRQVSPHGVRVVRVSPGWIETEASIDLATRLAKQAAGDIEQGRRMIMDSLGGIPIGRPSTPAEVASLIAFLVSDRAGSITGTEHVIDGGTIPTV from the coding sequence ATGAACGCGGGATCGCAGGGTATCGGTCCAGACGCGGGCGGGGGGCGGTTCATCGACCTCACCGGCAAGCGGGCCTTGATCACCTCGGGCACACGCGGCGCGGGCGCCGCAACGGTCGCGCTGTTCTGCGAGCTTGGCGCCGAGGTGCTGACCACCGCCCGCACCCGGCCAGACTATTGGAACGATGTTCCGTTCTTTGCCAGCGACCTCACACACGCGGACGGCTGCGCCGCGCTCGCGGCGGAAGTCCACGAACGCATGGGCGGTGCCGACATCATCGTTCACATGCTGGGTGGCTCGTCCGCGCCGGCCGGTGGGTTCGAAGCGCTGAGCGATGCTATCTGGGCAAGCGAGATCGATCTCAACCTGATGCCAGCGGTGCGGCTTGATCGCGCTCTGGTCCCGGGGATGGTCAGCCGCGGGCAGGGCGTCGTGGTCCATGTGACCTCGATCCAGAGCCGGTTGCCCTTGCCCGAGGCGACCACGGCCTATGCCGCAGCCAAGGCGGCGCTCTCGACCTACAGCAAGAGCCTCTCCAGACAGGTGTCGCCGCATGGGGTGCGAGTGGTGAGGGTGTCGCCGGGCTGGATCGAGACCGAAGCGTCGATCGACCTTGCAACGCGGCTCGCGAAGCAGGCCGCAGGCGACATCGAGCAAGGCCGCAGGATGATCATGGATTCGCTGGGCGGCATTCCCATCGGACGGCCGTCGACCCCAGCGGAAGTGGCAAGCCTGATCGCTTTTCTGGTATCGGACCGCGCGGGCAGCATCACCGGAACCGAACATGTCATCGACGGCGGCACCATACCGACCGTCTGA
- a CDS encoding pyridoxamine 5'-phosphate oxidase family protein, with the protein MTSQSLLDLPDDLDAVLADVWQRLGRAAKDRRAPMHTPVVATITGDGVPSQRVMVLRAFDRASATLRFHTDSRAAKVDQIGDGSPVSILGYDPAAKRQFRLSGVARIETDTAAADQAWGEATLFARRCYLADPAPGTVSDVPVSGLPAEIEGRKPEDDDEVAPGRANFALLMAQIDTIEFLHLAHTGHRRALFHRAPDGQWRGEWLVP; encoded by the coding sequence ATGACATCTCAAAGCCTTCTCGACCTGCCCGATGATCTCGACGCCGTGCTGGCCGATGTCTGGCAGCGGCTGGGCCGCGCCGCCAAGGACCGCCGCGCCCCGATGCATACCCCTGTCGTCGCGACGATCACCGGGGACGGCGTTCCGAGCCAGCGGGTGATGGTGCTGCGCGCCTTCGACCGGGCGTCGGCGACGTTGCGCTTTCATACCGATTCCCGCGCGGCCAAGGTCGATCAGATCGGCGATGGCAGCCCGGTCTCGATCCTGGGCTATGATCCCGCAGCCAAGCGCCAGTTCCGCCTGTCGGGCGTGGCGCGGATAGAAACCGATACTGCCGCAGCCGATCAGGCCTGGGGTGAAGCGACGCTGTTTGCCAGGCGCTGCTATCTCGCCGATCCGGCTCCGGGCACGGTATCCGACGTGCCGGTCTCAGGGCTGCCCGCAGAGATCGAGGGCCGCAAGCCAGAGGATGACGACGAGGTCGCCCCCGGGCGCGCCAATTTCGCGCTGCTGATGGCACAGATCGACACGATCGAATTCCTCCATCTCGCGCACACCGGACACCGCCGCGCGCTGTTTCACCGCGCGCCTGACGGCCAATGGCGGGGCGAATGGCTGGTGCCATGA
- a CDS encoding NYN domain-containing protein, with translation MTKETPPNIALLIDADNASPSGIDPVLTVLAELGTVNIRRAYANWRKPALKGWADIVHKFGIEPQQQFDLTKGKNATDMKMTIDAMDLLFRGRVNGFGIMSSDSDFMPLAQRIRQDGLPVYGFGGDKTPEAFKQACTRFIDVNALIKVQGAEKKADNAAAARSSAKPDPKPAAGGASIDEDVIQLLIDAYQASKRDERGFASLSEVGKIAGNRSSFDVRNHGFPRLLDMFEASPQFTTERRENGGLFVKRLR, from the coding sequence ATGACCAAGGAAACGCCCCCTAACATCGCCCTGCTGATCGACGCGGACAATGCCAGCCCTTCCGGGATCGATCCGGTGCTGACCGTGCTGGCGGAACTGGGCACGGTGAACATTCGCCGCGCCTACGCCAACTGGCGCAAGCCCGCGCTCAAGGGCTGGGCGGATATCGTCCACAAGTTCGGCATCGAGCCCCAGCAGCAGTTCGACCTGACCAAGGGCAAGAACGCCACCGACATGAAGATGACGATCGATGCGATGGACCTGCTGTTCCGGGGCCGGGTCAACGGTTTCGGTATCATGAGTTCGGACAGCGATTTCATGCCGCTCGCCCAGCGCATCCGCCAGGACGGCCTGCCCGTATATGGCTTTGGCGGCGACAAGACGCCCGAAGCGTTCAAGCAGGCCTGCACCCGGTTTATCGATGTGAACGCGCTGATCAAGGTGCAGGGTGCTGAGAAGAAAGCCGACAACGCCGCTGCCGCCAGGAGCAGCGCCAAGCCGGACCCCAAGCCCGCTGCAGGCGGCGCAAGCATCGACGAGGACGTGATCCAGCTGCTGATCGATGCCTATCAGGCCAGCAAGCGCGACGAGCGCGGCTTTGCGTCGCTCAGCGAAGTCGGCAAGATCGCGGGCAACCGGTCCAGCTTCGACGTCCGCAACCATGGTTTCCCACGTCTGCTCGACATGTTCGAAGCTTCGCCGCAGTTCACCACCGAGCGCCGCGAGAACGGCGGGCTGTTCGTCAAGCGCTTGCGCTGA
- a CDS encoding nuclear transport factor 2 family protein, protein MAIDLPESISRYFAADRERDAEAVVQCFAPNATVRDEGRTHVGRDAIRNWKQDTASAFSYTVEPFSVTREGDRIVVTSHLAGNFPGSPVDLRYLFAISGEQITALEITP, encoded by the coding sequence ATGGCAATCGACCTGCCCGAGAGCATTTCCAGATATTTTGCCGCCGACCGCGAGCGGGACGCCGAAGCTGTCGTCCAATGCTTTGCACCGAATGCCACCGTCCGCGATGAGGGAAGAACCCATGTCGGCCGTGATGCCATCCGAAACTGGAAGCAGGATACCGCAAGCGCCTTCAGCTACACCGTCGAGCCTTTTTCGGTGACCCGGGAAGGTGATCGCATCGTGGTCACCAGCCATCTTGCCGGAAACTTCCCCGGCAGTCCGGTCGATCTGCGCTACCTGTTCGCCATCAGCGGAGAGCAGATCACCGCGCTGGAGATCACGCCATGA